One window from the genome of Candidatus Rickettsiella isopodorum encodes:
- the rimM gene encoding ribosome maturation factor RimM (Essential for efficient processing of 16S rRNA), producing MTKKKVLVGTIGKPYGVKGWVKINSYTEPVSNIIDYQPWYLEAPNKSSSPAILIEIIDCRLHGQQILALLANCTTPESACLYTNYKIYVDRQKFFPLTAREYYWIDLEGLKVYTCENIYLGTISAIFATGANDVLVITDKKRHLIPFLLDQTIKSIDLENKTMIVDWDAEF from the coding sequence ATGACGAAAAAAAAGGTCTTAGTAGGTACTATAGGAAAACCTTACGGTGTCAAAGGGTGGGTTAAAATTAATTCTTATACAGAACCTGTTAGTAATATTATCGATTATCAACCCTGGTATTTAGAAGCACCTAATAAATCCTCTTCCCCAGCTATTCTAATTGAAATAATAGATTGCCGTCTTCATGGTCAACAGATATTAGCACTACTCGCCAACTGTACAACACCTGAATCAGCATGTCTTTATACAAATTATAAAATCTATGTTGATAGACAAAAATTCTTTCCCTTAACAGCGCGTGAATACTACTGGATAGATTTAGAAGGCTTAAAAGTCTATACCTGTGAAAACATTTATCTCGGCACAATCTCAGCTATCTTTGCTACGGGTGCTAACGATGTATTGGTAATTACTGATAAAAAAAGGCATTTAATTCCCTTTTTATTAGATCAAACCATTAAGTCTATCGATTTAGAGAATAAAACTATGATTGTCGATTGGGATGCGGAATTTTGA
- a CDS encoding methylated-DNA--[protein]-cysteine S-methyltransferase, with product MFYKAIIQTPLGKLGISTTCQLLTQLDFLTDDKALIQPNEEVLYDIVNQLNQYFKHPSFQFNISYQLQGTPFQKRVWQTLSKIPIQKTVSYGTLAKKLNTGARAIGNACRANPLPILIPCHRVVAQKNLGGYKGKEISIKKWLLNHESYSTVF from the coding sequence ATGTTTTATAAAGCTATTATCCAAACCCCCCTTGGTAAACTAGGGATATCCACTACCTGTCAATTACTTACACAGCTTGATTTCTTAACTGATGATAAGGCATTAATTCAACCTAACGAAGAAGTTCTGTACGACATCGTCAATCAGCTTAATCAATATTTTAAACATCCCAGCTTTCAATTTAATATATCCTATCAATTACAAGGAACCCCTTTTCAGAAACGAGTTTGGCAAACCTTGAGTAAAATCCCTATACAAAAAACTGTTAGTTATGGAACGCTCGCCAAAAAATTAAACACGGGGGCGCGAGCTATTGGTAATGCTTGCCGAGCGAATCCTCTTCCGATATTGATTCCTTGTCACCGAGTTGTTGCCCAAAAAAACTTAGGTGGCTATAAAGGAAAAGAAATATCTATAAAAAAATGGTTATTAAACCATGAATCCTATTCCACTGTATTTTAA
- the dapE gene encoding succinyl-diaminopimelate desuccinylase produces the protein MLSLIELVQQLVALPSVTPDDKGCQSVLCQHLKHLDFVIEHLPFAEVNNFWARHGKESPLFVFVGHTDVVPTGPLDKWDSPPFVPTICNGQLYGRGSADMKGSLAAMLTACEKFIKKYPNHSGSIAWLITSDEEGPSINGTAKIAEVLRNRNEKIDYCLVGEPTCEKKLGDTLKIGRRGSLSAHLIIKGKQGHIAYPQLAENPIHCFSSSLAELLDINWDEGIAYPNFQPTSLQFSNIHGGTGAGNVIPDNLEVKFNFRYSPATTAKKLEDTVESILKKHHLNYQITWQRGGFPFLSASGQLRLACFDAIKKITGVTPTISTTGGTSDARFIAPLGAEIVEFGPCNSTIHQINECVSIDDLEKLVLIYEEILKNTLCKN, from the coding sequence ATGTTATCGCTTATTGAATTAGTTCAACAACTTGTTGCTCTACCCTCTGTTACGCCAGATGATAAGGGCTGTCAATCTGTTTTATGTCAGCACTTAAAGCACTTAGATTTTGTGATTGAACACTTACCCTTTGCAGAAGTCAATAATTTTTGGGCTAGACATGGGAAAGAGTCACCTTTATTTGTTTTTGTTGGACATACTGATGTCGTTCCTACGGGTCCCCTAGACAAATGGGATAGTCCTCCTTTTGTGCCTACCATTTGCAATGGCCAACTTTATGGTCGTGGCAGCGCTGATATGAAAGGTAGCCTAGCTGCAATGTTGACCGCGTGTGAAAAGTTTATTAAAAAATACCCTAATCATAGTGGTTCTATCGCTTGGTTAATTACGAGCGATGAAGAAGGCCCTAGCATCAATGGCACAGCAAAAATAGCGGAAGTACTTAGAAACAGAAACGAAAAAATAGATTATTGCTTAGTGGGCGAACCTACTTGCGAAAAAAAATTAGGAGATACTTTAAAAATCGGCCGCCGTGGTTCTTTATCAGCCCATCTGATCATTAAAGGTAAACAAGGTCATATTGCATATCCTCAATTAGCCGAAAATCCTATTCATTGCTTTAGCTCTAGTTTAGCCGAATTATTGGATATTAATTGGGACGAAGGAATAGCATACCCTAACTTTCAACCTACCAGCTTACAATTTTCTAATATTCATGGTGGCACTGGTGCAGGTAATGTGATTCCAGATAATCTAGAAGTTAAATTTAATTTTCGTTACTCCCCCGCAACCACTGCAAAAAAATTAGAAGATACTGTAGAAAGTATTTTAAAAAAACATCATTTAAACTATCAAATCACTTGGCAACGTGGAGGATTTCCTTTTTTAAGCGCTTCAGGCCAGTTACGTTTAGCCTGTTTTGATGCTATAAAAAAAATTACTGGGGTTACACCTACTATTTCAACGACAGGTGGCACCTCTGATGCCCGTTTTATAGCGCCTTTAGGAGCAGAGATTGTTGAGTTTGGTCCATGCAATAGTACTATTCACCAAATTAATGAATGCGTCTCTATTGATGATCTTGAGAAATTAGTTTTAATTTATGAAGAAATTTTAAAGAATACTTTGTGTAAAAATTAA
- a CDS encoding inorganic phosphate transporter gives MTSTLVFIYFVIVLAFIFDFINGFHDAANSIAIMVATKVLKPLTAVLWAAFFNFIAFLFFHLSVATTIGSGLIEPHIITPYVLFSALMGAIIWNLLTWYFGLPSSSSHGLIGGLVGAALVAGGWHVLNWHGLLPVLIAIVLSPLLGLSISWLLIKLAHFFLKDINSDKTQCWAKRAQFVAGALLSLGHGGNDAQKTMGIIAVLLFSTGLLNGHFYVPFWVIISCNFVMGLGTLIGGWRIVHTLGNKITKLTPLSGGCAATGAAFTLFAATDLGIPVSTTHTVTGAILGVGSTNGWLNTHWPTIRRIMWAWILTIPAAGLVASFFMMLAAPLKQLLH, from the coding sequence ATGACGAGCACTTTAGTATTTATTTATTTTGTTATTGTCTTAGCATTTATCTTCGACTTTATTAATGGTTTTCATGATGCGGCTAACTCTATCGCTATTATGGTTGCAACAAAGGTTTTAAAGCCTTTAACAGCAGTATTGTGGGCCGCATTTTTTAATTTTATTGCATTCTTATTTTTTCATCTAAGTGTTGCAACGACTATAGGCTCGGGATTAATAGAACCTCATATCATTACCCCGTATGTGCTTTTTTCAGCGCTAATGGGTGCTATCATTTGGAATCTTTTAACGTGGTATTTTGGTTTACCTTCAAGTTCATCTCATGGGTTGATAGGAGGGTTAGTCGGTGCAGCTTTAGTGGCTGGAGGTTGGCACGTTTTAAATTGGCATGGATTGCTACCTGTATTGATAGCAATCGTTTTGTCACCATTATTAGGATTATCAATAAGTTGGCTGTTGATAAAATTAGCACATTTTTTTTTAAAAGATATCAATTCCGATAAGACTCAATGTTGGGCTAAACGCGCCCAATTCGTTGCAGGGGCTTTATTAAGCTTAGGTCATGGTGGTAATGATGCCCAAAAAACGATGGGTATTATTGCTGTGTTATTATTTTCTACAGGTCTTTTAAATGGACATTTTTATGTTCCATTTTGGGTAATTATTTCTTGTAACTTTGTAATGGGATTAGGCACACTAATAGGAGGTTGGCGTATTGTCCATACTTTAGGAAATAAAATAACCAAATTAACACCTTTAAGTGGCGGGTGTGCTGCGACAGGTGCTGCATTTACGTTATTTGCAGCGACTGATTTAGGTATTCCTGTTTCTACCACACATACGGTGACAGGGGCGATTTTAGGAGTAGGCTCAACAAATGGTTGGCTAAATACACATTGGCCCACTATACGACGAATTATGTGGGCATGGATATTAACTATTCCAGCAGCTGGATTAGTCGCTAGCTTTTTTATGATGTTAGCAGCGCCTTTAAAACAGCTGCTACATTAA
- the trmD gene encoding tRNA (guanosine(37)-N1)-methyltransferase TrmD, with the protein MLMDIQIISLFPEMFSPLNLSIPGRAQKKGLIKISHLNPRDFTEDKHNTVDDRPYGGGPGMVMKFEPLLVAIKMAKSRQQTLHSAPLVSYLSPQGKRFDQVAAQELSQRKGLILIAGRYEGIDQRLINSEVDEEWSLGDFILSGGELAAMCLIDTIVRLQPGALGHMESASQDSFSSALLDYPHYTRPAKIDGQQKVPDVLLQGDHTAIARWRLKQALGRTWQRRPDLLKKHILSKQEQVLLAEFIRENSE; encoded by the coding sequence ATTTTGATGGATATCCAAATTATTAGCCTATTTCCTGAAATGTTTAGTCCTTTGAATTTAAGCATACCTGGGCGCGCACAAAAAAAAGGGTTGATAAAAATATCCCATTTGAATCCCCGGGATTTTACAGAAGATAAACATAATACTGTCGATGACCGTCCTTACGGAGGCGGACCTGGCATGGTGATGAAGTTTGAGCCATTACTTGTTGCAATAAAAATGGCAAAATCACGCCAACAGACCTTACACTCGGCTCCTCTAGTCAGCTATTTATCCCCTCAAGGAAAGCGATTCGATCAAGTAGCGGCTCAAGAATTAAGTCAACGTAAAGGACTTATTTTAATTGCGGGTCGTTATGAAGGCATCGATCAACGTCTTATAAACAGTGAAGTCGACGAGGAATGGTCTTTAGGGGATTTTATTTTGAGTGGCGGAGAGCTCGCCGCGATGTGCCTTATTGATACGATAGTCCGCCTACAACCAGGGGCATTAGGCCATATGGAATCCGCCTCACAAGATTCCTTTAGTTCGGCTCTATTAGATTATCCACACTATACCCGCCCTGCAAAGATAGATGGACAACAGAAGGTTCCTGATGTTTTGCTACAGGGAGACCATACCGCCATTGCTCGTTGGCGTTTAAAACAAGCTTTGGGACGAACCTGGCAACGCCGACCTGATTTATTAAAAAAGCATATACTTAGCAAGCAAGAGCAGGTATTATTGGCCGAATTCATCCGTGAAAATAGCGAATAA
- a CDS encoding DNA internalization-related competence protein ComEC/Rec2 — MARWTLGFLIGVIWITHFSHLPSVKLAYLLIFISIILVTLAFFKLFFSQSWILFFVACCLGFSWSLITAHQRLSQQLPKILEGKILIARGRILTIPENHSGVVRFDFLIQHLATSIAIRYPIPVRIKGYFYKNSNVLTHFKKGDIWQFTLRLRRPRAFWNPGSFDYQAELFQQNIGATGYLLEKFPLRLIERANAYYFIDNLRQKITANVKKSLQDYPLLGLISALTTGIRCEITDEQWQVMRGTGTNHLFAISGLHLAFIAGIIYWIVRLICCRLPYVTLYIPAPKIASALTLLIAVFYSALAGFSIPTQRALLMLVAFSMTRIQQRYLTSWHSFHLALLIILIIEPFTVLSASFWLSFIAVILIFYAVSNRIKPLANWRAWCRIQVTVSLGLIPLSLLFFHQISLISFAANLIAIPSIGFIILPISLLGSLVSLVNMVFGNTLLIFAEQLLELLWKVLNFFSEIPLAQYYAYVSTPWILVSSLVGILLLLGPKGMPTRCLGFIWILPLFFWESQRPQYGDIWIHLLDVGQGLASVVRTQHHVLIYDTGPRLSPSFDAGKLVILPFLQTIGVQKVNLMVVSHGDNDHSGGAMIILKQIQVNKVLSSIPKKFLPKIVNLCEEKMHWQWDGISFEILYPPMHHLYQGNNSSCVLKISNRLQSILLVGDIEKRAENYLVHAKQKDLQSTVLIVPHHGSKTSSSIAFLNYVQPVYALFSTGFHNRFKFPHQIVLNRYQRLGSEIYNTATEGTITLKLNVLTNTIQRETYYDKSHRFWQD; from the coding sequence ATGGCCCGCTGGACGTTAGGGTTTTTAATCGGCGTGATATGGATCACACATTTTTCGCATTTACCTTCGGTAAAACTGGCTTATTTACTAATTTTTATAAGTATCATTTTAGTTACGTTAGCTTTTTTTAAGTTATTTTTTTCTCAGAGCTGGATTTTATTTTTTGTTGCTTGTTGTTTAGGTTTTTCTTGGTCCTTGATAACCGCTCATCAACGTCTCTCTCAACAATTACCAAAAATATTAGAAGGTAAGATACTGATTGCTAGAGGACGTATACTAACTATTCCAGAAAATCACTCGGGTGTTGTGCGTTTTGACTTTCTTATTCAACACTTGGCGACTTCTATCGCTATACGCTATCCTATCCCTGTGCGTATTAAGGGATATTTTTATAAAAATTCGAATGTATTAACTCATTTTAAAAAAGGCGATATTTGGCAATTTACCTTGCGTCTCCGTCGACCACGTGCTTTTTGGAATCCTGGTAGTTTTGACTATCAAGCGGAACTATTCCAACAAAATATAGGTGCGACAGGTTATTTATTAGAAAAATTCCCTTTGCGTTTAATTGAACGTGCGAATGCCTATTATTTTATTGATAATTTACGCCAAAAAATCACTGCGAATGTAAAAAAATCTTTGCAAGATTACCCCTTATTAGGACTTATTAGTGCATTAACGACAGGAATACGCTGCGAAATTACAGATGAACAATGGCAAGTTATGCGCGGTACAGGGACTAATCATTTATTTGCTATTTCAGGTTTACATCTTGCTTTTATTGCAGGAATTATTTATTGGATAGTTCGTCTTATTTGCTGTCGACTCCCCTATGTTACTCTTTATATTCCCGCTCCTAAAATTGCTAGTGCACTTACGTTATTAATAGCGGTTTTCTATAGTGCTTTAGCGGGATTTTCTATCCCGACTCAACGTGCGCTACTGATGCTAGTGGCATTTTCAATGACGAGAATACAGCAACGCTATCTTACTAGTTGGCATTCATTTCATTTGGCATTATTGATTATTTTGATTATCGAGCCTTTTACGGTTTTATCAGCGAGTTTTTGGCTGTCCTTTATAGCGGTGATATTAATTTTTTATGCGGTTTCTAATCGCATAAAACCATTAGCAAATTGGCGTGCTTGGTGTCGGATTCAAGTAACTGTCAGCTTAGGGTTAATTCCTTTATCTTTATTATTTTTTCATCAAATTTCTTTGATTAGTTTTGCTGCTAACTTAATAGCGATTCCATCTATTGGATTTATAATTTTACCGATCAGTTTATTAGGTAGTTTAGTTAGTCTTGTTAACATGGTGTTTGGAAACACTCTCTTAATTTTCGCAGAACAATTACTTGAATTACTTTGGAAAGTACTCAATTTTTTTTCAGAAATACCTTTAGCCCAATATTACGCTTACGTATCAACTCCATGGATATTAGTTTCAAGCTTAGTGGGCATTTTATTACTTTTAGGACCTAAAGGAATGCCAACTCGCTGTTTAGGTTTCATTTGGATTTTGCCTTTATTTTTTTGGGAAAGTCAGAGACCACAATATGGCGATATTTGGATTCATCTTCTTGATGTTGGGCAAGGTTTAGCCAGTGTAGTTCGTACTCAACATCACGTCCTGATTTATGATACAGGTCCTCGTTTAAGTCCATCCTTTGATGCAGGAAAATTGGTCATACTTCCTTTTTTACAAACTATCGGCGTTCAAAAAGTAAATTTGATGGTAGTTAGTCATGGTGATAATGATCATAGTGGTGGAGCGATGATTATTTTAAAACAAATACAAGTTAACAAGGTGCTGAGTAGTATTCCAAAAAAATTTCTACCCAAAATCGTAAATTTATGTGAAGAAAAAATGCATTGGCAGTGGGATGGAATTAGTTTCGAGATTTTATATCCACCCATGCATCATCTTTATCAAGGTAATAATAGTTCATGTGTACTAAAAATTAGTAATCGTTTACAAAGTATTTTATTAGTGGGCGATATAGAAAAGAGGGCAGAAAACTATTTGGTTCATGCAAAACAAAAAGATTTGCAAAGCACAGTTTTAATAGTACCACATCATGGTAGTAAAACCTCTTCAAGCATAGCGTTTTTAAATTATGTGCAACCCGTTTACGCTTTATTTTCTACAGGTTTTCATAACCGCTTTAAATTTCCACATCAAATTGTATTAAATCGTTATCAACGTTTAGGTTCTGAAATTTATAACACGGCAACTGAAGGAACTATTACGTTAAAATTAAATGTACTTACTAATACTATACAAAGAGAGACTTACTATGACAAAAGCCATCGTTTTTGGCAGGATTAA
- the rpsP gene encoding 30S ribosomal protein S16: MVTIRLARGGRTERPFYHIVVTDSRKPRDGRYIERLGFYNPVAAGKEIELKITEDRVNYWLSQGAQPSEQVQSLLKKARKVANTKQTNNQAIAA; the protein is encoded by the coding sequence ATGGTTACCATTCGTTTAGCACGAGGAGGCCGTACAGAGCGCCCCTTCTATCACATTGTTGTAACAGATAGCCGAAAACCCCGTGATGGACGCTACATTGAGCGTTTAGGTTTTTATAATCCTGTTGCTGCAGGTAAAGAAATAGAGCTAAAGATTACAGAAGATAGGGTTAACTATTGGTTATCCCAAGGGGCTCAGCCTTCAGAGCAAGTCCAAAGTCTTCTGAAAAAGGCTAGAAAAGTAGCTAATACTAAGCAAACTAACAACCAGGCGATAGCTGCTTAA
- the ffh gene encoding signal recognition particle protein, whose amino-acid sequence MFDNLTARLKQSFKNIRGQGRLSEHNIKESLREVKKALIEADVAYPVVKTIIEQVRQGAIGQKVTESLAPGQAFIKIVSDTLTNIMGNDLSELNLSTQAPVVIMVVGLQGSGKTTTVAKLAYWLKEQKNKSVLVTSTDIHRPAAILQLESLTESIGVFFHTSNASQTPTYIVQTAIQAARNKGVDVVIIDTAGRLHIDTGMMDEVHTIHTISNPVETLFVLDSMMGQDAVKTAKGFDEIIPLSGIILSKMDGDARGGAALSIKFILGKPIKFIGSGEKVTALEPFYPDRIASRILGMGDVLSLVEEVQRHSDQKAVQKLNQKLQKGKKFDLQDFLNQLIQMDNMGGMEKLLGKLPDGNNAALLANAKNTLNKKLTSKMQAIICSMTKKERLFPDIIQGSRKRRIASGSGTQIQDVNQLLKQFNQMQKMMKRLSKPGSMTKLLQGLQNHYPR is encoded by the coding sequence ATGTTTGACAACTTAACAGCTCGATTAAAACAATCTTTTAAAAACATTCGTGGCCAAGGCCGCTTAAGTGAACATAACATTAAGGAAAGTCTACGTGAAGTAAAAAAAGCTTTAATAGAAGCGGATGTCGCCTACCCTGTTGTTAAAACAATCATCGAACAAGTACGCCAAGGCGCCATTGGACAAAAAGTCACAGAAAGCTTAGCGCCTGGTCAAGCCTTTATAAAAATTGTCAGTGATACCTTAACTAATATAATGGGTAATGATTTATCCGAATTAAATCTTTCCACACAAGCACCGGTTGTAATTATGGTGGTCGGATTACAAGGTTCGGGAAAGACAACAACGGTTGCAAAATTAGCTTATTGGTTAAAAGAACAAAAAAATAAATCGGTTTTAGTGACTAGCACCGACATTCATCGCCCTGCCGCTATTTTACAACTTGAAAGCTTGACCGAAAGTATCGGTGTATTTTTTCATACGAGTAACGCCTCACAAACCCCTACTTATATCGTTCAAACTGCTATTCAAGCCGCCCGTAATAAAGGGGTAGATGTTGTTATTATCGATACAGCCGGTCGTTTGCATATTGATACCGGCATGATGGATGAAGTGCACACTATCCATACTATTAGTAATCCCGTAGAAACCTTATTTGTACTCGATAGCATGATGGGTCAAGATGCTGTAAAAACAGCAAAAGGTTTTGATGAAATAATCCCCCTCTCTGGGATTATTCTGAGTAAAATGGACGGTGATGCGCGCGGAGGGGCTGCTTTATCTATAAAATTTATTTTAGGTAAACCGATTAAATTTATCGGCTCAGGCGAAAAAGTAACGGCTCTAGAGCCTTTTTACCCTGATAGAATTGCTTCGCGCATACTCGGTATGGGTGATGTCCTTTCTTTAGTTGAAGAAGTACAACGCCATAGCGATCAAAAAGCAGTACAAAAACTCAATCAAAAATTACAAAAAGGTAAAAAATTTGATCTGCAGGATTTTTTAAATCAGCTCATACAAATGGACAATATGGGAGGAATGGAGAAACTCTTAGGAAAGCTTCCTGATGGCAATAATGCTGCTTTATTGGCTAACGCTAAAAATACACTGAATAAAAAATTAACCTCAAAAATGCAAGCAATCATATGCTCTATGACTAAAAAAGAAAGGCTTTTCCCAGACATTATCCAGGGATCCAGAAAACGTCGTATCGCCTCTGGCTCAGGAACCCAAATTCAAGATGTTAATCAACTATTAAAGCAGTTCAACCAAATGCAAAAAATGATGAAGCGTTTGTCTAAGCCTGGCTCAATGACGAAACTTCTACAAGGACTACAGAACCATTACCCTCGATAG
- the rplS gene encoding 50S ribosomal protein L19, which translates to MSNLIQTIEKEQMQSKKDIPDFRAGDTVAVKIKVKEGTRERLQSFEGVVIARRNRGFNSAFTVRKISHGEGVERVFPLYSPLTASIEIKRRGDVRKAKLYHLRNLRGKAARIKEKLITTMQTSKEEVSNNNSIE; encoded by the coding sequence ATGAGCAATCTCATACAGACTATTGAAAAAGAACAAATGCAATCAAAAAAGGACATTCCCGACTTTCGTGCTGGAGATACAGTTGCAGTTAAAATTAAAGTCAAAGAAGGCACACGTGAACGATTACAATCCTTTGAGGGAGTTGTTATTGCTCGACGTAATCGTGGGTTCAACTCTGCCTTTACAGTAAGAAAGATCTCACATGGTGAAGGGGTGGAACGAGTTTTTCCTCTTTATAGTCCTTTAACGGCTAGCATAGAAATTAAAAGACGTGGTGACGTTCGAAAAGCAAAACTATATCACTTACGTAACCTTCGCGGTAAAGCAGCGCGTATTAAAGAAAAATTAATAACCACTATGCAAACTTCAAAAGAGGAAGTTAGTAATAACAATTCTATAGAATAG
- the gltA gene encoding citrate synthase, translated as MSSSTAILTVNNLSPINLPICEATLGPDVIDVTQLAKVNRFTYDPGFLSTASCSSKITFIDGDKGILLYRGYSIDQLAEKSDFIEVAYLLLHGELPNQIQKQGFNEEINQHTMVHEQLRHFFHGFRRDAHPMAIMLGVVGALSAFYHDLLDIHNKEHRKLAALRLIAKMPTLAAMSYKYATGLPFMYPLNHLNYAENFMHMMFGVPTEEIQPNPVLARALDKIFILHADHEQNASTSTVRLAGSTGANPYACISAGIAALWGPAHGGANEACLNMLLEIGDISRIDHYIEKAKDPNDPFRLMGFGHRVYKNYDPRASVMKKTCHEVLEETGQKEVPLFKLALALEKIALEDPYFIERKLYPNVDFYSGITLSALGVPTNMFTVIFALARTVGWVSQWEEMMSDPKLRIARPRQLYIGNTQRNYIPIEKR; from the coding sequence TTGTCTTCTTCGACGGCAATTTTGACGGTTAATAACTTATCTCCAATTAATTTGCCAATTTGCGAAGCGACCTTAGGGCCTGATGTTATTGATGTGACTCAATTAGCCAAAGTTAATCGATTTACCTATGATCCAGGGTTTCTATCTACTGCGTCCTGTTCTTCTAAAATTACTTTTATTGATGGCGATAAAGGTATCTTACTTTATCGTGGCTACTCGATTGATCAACTCGCAGAAAAATCAGACTTTATAGAAGTTGCTTATCTATTGCTTCATGGTGAATTGCCGAATCAAATTCAAAAACAGGGTTTTAATGAGGAGATTAATCAACACACGATGGTTCATGAGCAATTACGACATTTTTTTCATGGATTTCGCAGAGATGCTCACCCCATGGCAATTATGTTAGGTGTTGTTGGGGCACTATCTGCTTTTTATCATGATTTGTTGGATATTCATAATAAAGAACATCGTAAACTAGCCGCATTAAGATTAATTGCTAAAATGCCAACCCTTGCTGCCATGTCCTATAAGTATGCGACTGGGTTGCCCTTTATGTATCCTCTTAATCATTTAAATTATGCAGAAAATTTTATGCATATGATGTTTGGAGTTCCAACCGAAGAGATCCAACCTAATCCAGTGTTAGCGAGGGCTTTAGATAAGATTTTTATTTTACATGCAGATCATGAACAGAATGCTTCTACTTCTACTGTGAGACTGGCAGGTTCAACAGGCGCTAACCCTTATGCCTGCATTTCTGCCGGCATAGCCGCTTTATGGGGTCCTGCTCATGGTGGCGCTAACGAAGCTTGTTTAAATATGTTGCTTGAAATAGGAGATATCTCACGGATTGACCATTACATCGAAAAAGCAAAAGATCCTAATGATCCTTTTCGGTTAATGGGCTTTGGACATCGTGTCTATAAAAATTATGATCCACGTGCATCCGTGATGAAAAAGACATGCCATGAAGTATTAGAAGAAACTGGCCAAAAAGAAGTACCTTTATTTAAACTTGCATTAGCTTTAGAAAAAATTGCTTTAGAAGATCCTTATTTTATTGAAAGAAAATTATATCCTAATGTAGATTTTTATTCGGGTATTACTTTAAGTGCTTTAGGGGTTCCTACTAATATGTTTACTGTAATTTTTGCATTAGCTCGTACAGTAGGTTGGGTTTCACAATGGGAAGAAATGATGTCTGACCCTAAACTCCGTATTGCAAGACCTAGACAATTATATATTGGAAATACACAAAGAAATTATATACCTATTGAAAAAAGATAA
- a CDS encoding murein L,D-transpeptidase catalytic domain family protein — translation MTVNASPVNQGANVQAELQQFSQRAPALNPKVLQLGLEAYNKARQEGLDNQHILTIIDYTKPSTARRLWVLDLNNDSVLFHDYVAHGQNSGGNYATSFSDRPGSLESSLGVFLTESTYQGKHGYSLRIKGLEKGFNDRAEARDIVVHRADYATAQFAQQHGRLGRSWGCFAVSPVVADSLIHSIKNGTLIFAYYPDPSWLSKSQFLS, via the coding sequence ATGACCGTTAATGCTAGTCCAGTAAACCAGGGAGCTAATGTGCAAGCTGAGCTGCAGCAGTTCAGTCAGCGAGCTCCAGCTCTTAATCCTAAAGTATTACAGTTAGGCTTAGAGGCTTATAACAAGGCGAGACAGGAAGGTTTAGACAATCAACATATTCTAACAATTATTGATTATACCAAGCCATCAACAGCACGAAGATTGTGGGTATTAGACCTTAACAACGATTCGGTCCTTTTTCATGATTACGTTGCCCATGGACAAAACAGTGGTGGCAACTACGCAACTTCTTTCTCGGATAGACCAGGAAGTTTAGAGTCAAGTTTAGGTGTGTTTTTAACTGAATCAACTTATCAGGGTAAACACGGCTATTCATTAAGAATAAAAGGTTTAGAAAAAGGATTTAACGATAGGGCGGAAGCTCGTGATATCGTAGTCCATAGAGCGGATTATGCAACGGCGCAATTTGCGCAGCAGCATGGTCGTCTAGGACGAAGTTGGGGTTGTTTTGCAGTGAGTCCAGTAGTTGCCGATTCATTAATCCATTCGATTAAAAACGGAACGCTAATATTTGCTTACTATCCTGACCCATCATGGTTATCAAAATCACAATTTCTTTCATAA